The DNA segment GATTGCAACAACACCATACACTGATATTGACTCGTCATTTTCGACTTCATACTCCAAAGTCATATTGCCCAGCTTGAAAACATCGTTCTGCTTATGTACTTTCGGTTTATGTACAGCTGCTCGAATCAGGATAACTACTCGTCCTTCAGCATCTCTTTTGGGAATCGGCAAGAAAACTCCTAAATTCAACAGATCTTGAAGTTCGGGCAACATTGGGTCTCTATTCTCATACCATTCTGGTGTCTTTTGTCGCAACATGTAAAAAGATTCTATCTTTCCTATTGTTCGGTCAAAGTTGAATTTGCCTCCTCTTAAAAATCTAACCAAGTTTAAGGAATCTGTTCTAGCGTTCAGGTGCTTCTGATCCGATAGCCACTTTCTGATAGCAGCAATTGCTACATCCCGactttcttcattttcattcagGAATTCTCTGGCATGGCTTAGAGCTGCTGCATCAAGAGTTGTCACATATTTTTCCGAATCCATATCTTGAGAATATCTGCCACCtgtgaatagaataaattattacagtaatAGCCTAAGTTGTCGAACTTAATAATGCATTTTAATAATGTGTAGGAAAAGGAGGAGTTCTACTCAGCATTGAATGCAGTTGTGGAAGGTGTTTATCATCAAGGAAGGCAGGTTATTGTGGGTGGAGATATGAATGCCCGAATAGGTAATGACTGGGGTCACGCACATGGAGTAATGGGGCCTTTTGCTGGAGAGCAGGTTAAGAACAGCAATGGAGATAGACTGCTGGAGTTTGGAGTGGACAATGGGCTGTTGATAGGAAATACATGATTCAATCATAAATCGGTACACCAGATCACATTTGAGACAGAAGGGAGAGAAGCATGGAgtataatagattatttcatGTACAGCAAAGAAATGAAAAGAAGAGTGTCAAAAGTAGTATGAAATTGTTACTTTTGGGACAACTCAAGTCAGGACAACCTTGAGTTGTCCCAAAAGTAAGAATTGGGTTTCAAGGTCACCCATAGCGTCGTAGTAGTATAAAAATGGCGACTCTGGAACACAGTTGTCCCAAAAGTAACAATTGGGTTTCAAGGTCACCCATGGTGTTGTAGTAGTATAAAAATGGCGATTCTGGAAcacttataaaaattgaaaaataaattaaaaatttttaaataaatgaaaaaatcaagaataaatgaaaaataattgagaataaataaaaaaaaaatgactGGGGATCTATAACTGGGGGGCTATAAAAGGAGTTGAtctgcaaggagtgggacattgtgtcttgtgCAATCGTGCTGTCagtacatgtgtgtgtgtgatttttgTATATTCAATAAAAGTAGCAATGAATTGCTGATTCTTATTCCTCAAATCCTCTTCACCCACATTTAGTAATGTAAGAAAAGTgatcattctatagaatatacaagGAGCTTGAATATCCAAACAGTAATGAGATATCCTCTGGGTAGCATGTATGCTTTCAAGAGTCTCAGACATGAATTCTAGAGTGTaatcaaatcattgtatcacAAGGGATATCTTTTGTTGAAATATGACTCAACAGGAaagttttcatgtttcaacTGGTGTGTATGACATCATATAATAGCCAAGTGATAAGGaagttgttgaataataatgaaaatgtgcaagtatatagtatttattaacaaatctcaattattgaaaagaatatacAAATGAAACAGCTTCTCTCCTCTTGTATAATCATCAGTCCTATGATACCTCTCAGCTGATGGCTTCTCATGCTCTCGAACTTTGCACGGTCCATCAGGTACATCACAAGAAAGATCATCATCATATAATTTGTAGGGTGTGCACATAATTCTGGAAGCAACTGTCTtgtaaatgattattatttcaaaagctGAATCACCCAACTCTCCATCCTGAATCTCTTAACCTGATCAGTGCCTTCAACCAGTGAAAAGCCCGCAAATATAATCTCATCCTTGCCCAATCCTAGCAGAGTCAGTTCTTGGAGACCGCATTTGAATTCATACCAATAGTGTTCTTGTGTATCAAGAAAATTCAGTACAATTTTCATATCCTTGTTCTTCCAGTCAGGCATCTGTTGGAGATCCACAATGGTGACCATGATGTGTCCCAGCTTGAAGAATGTCTTCAACAACACTTGTGTGTCATCAAACAGCACACTAAACTTGATCGGAAGTCCAGGTGGGCAATGCTGCATTATAACTTTGTTTATTCCAtccttgatatttttcatagtgtGGGTGAAGACATCGGTCAGGAACTGATGCACATATCCATTGCTGACAGCTGTATTTTCCAATGGATTGTGAATATCACCTCTTCTATAGAGAATGATGCTGTCCACGCTTACTGCATTGACAACTGCCTGTCGTTTATCTCGAAGTCTGGAGCAAGCACAAATGTAAGACTCATGATCTGGACATGATTCCAAATGTCCTGCATTGTTGAAAAAGTCTGTCAACGAGATAATACCATGATTATGTAGTTTCTCCTCAAGCTCAATCACTGCATCCCGCAGACATAGCTCACTGTTTGACAACATGTTGCAGTAGACTGAATACCTCTCAGTGCTGACAAGCCATCTTATACCAAACAGAGaaaagtggtggtggtggtggggatAACTTTTCCTGTTTCAACAGGTCTATGATGATGTCCCCCATCATGACTCACTTCTCAATTCCTTGTTATCATTAGTaggaagaagtatcatattctatataatttaagtctttaaacataaatcctctatggtgtagtggttagcatgTCAGCTTCCCAAGTTGTAGGTTCCAGGTTTGAATCCAAGGtggtaaaggtaagtattaaaggtcagtattaacagaaccagaggatatattttttgtatgtagtgggtagagaaaagaaaacaatatttttattcttcccaTATACATTTATCTTCTattataaaacagaatatatatattagtcattgaaaatcctcttctatattttgtggTTTCCCGATAGACCTCTGCCGACCTTTCCTCTCGTTCTGAAATGCTGCTTACTCAATCAGTTTGTACAGTATCCCGAAAAGCAGCACTGTAGATAGATATTAGTAGAGCAGGGTCTCCTGAACAGCCCTCTGTAACTCTGAATCTCTTCATACGTCCATCATCTCTGCAGTATGAGAATCCTGCAAAGGTCACCTTCTTGTTGTTGCTGATAAGAGTTAGACTCTTGTCACTGCATTCAAATTCACACCAATACTTTCGGGATGAATGATCATCAAAGATCAATTCAATCTTGACATCCTCATTTCGCCAATTATAGACTAGAAAAATATCTATCTTCCAGCATTGTCTTCATGATCCAATCATGGGTTGAGTTTACAATATTGAGTGCACAGAGTAGTGGTGCATCCATAGACTCCTTCCTTGATCCAGTCAGCTTCTTCCACACAGACTCCACATAGTTGAGTAGATAATGCTCCGGGCAGAAGCTTCCATGTCCAGAGCTAGTCCTCAGCAGATTCTCCAGGTTTGGTATCTTGTAGTAGAGATAGGGTGATGTCAAGTCGACATACTCTATATTCTCTTTATCATCCAGCTGCAGCAGCTTGTCTAATAGAGCGATTGTGTCATATCCATAGACAAAGATCTTGATTGACTGTCCCAAGTTGCTGTCAGCCAGCCATCGTCCAATCATATCGCAAACAATTGGTTTCAGAGCTCTGTAGGGAAGATGTTGTTGACCGGCTCCTTTGACTGACCATCTTAGTCCATGTTTAGCTTGATGTAGACAATTGTTGTCAAGCACCGCACTAGCTTTCAACAGCATATCTGGGTAGGGTGGCTTGAAAAAGTAGTGATGAGTTGttacatgataattatcatcacaTTCCAGTACTGTCATCTCCTTCATAATGAAATCATGACCCAGTCCTTCAAATCCTTGGAAGTTTATCAGGTAGAGTGGTAGTGGACCGAAAATTTTGCTAGCGCTTCTCAGTGTAAATGTTGCAAACTTCCACTACAGTCCTCAAATACCACGCCATCATCAGAAGCAGTATGTAGGTCTGTAGTACTTGTAGAAGCATCCTTCATCAACGGTTTGTCTATTTTCCTTAGTAGAGAAGGTAACAGTAGCTGACTTgaacatataaaataataataatatcgagtgacctggctggctcaggccCGGtgtgctttttaggcagccaggACCGATGGCTTAATGTGTGCATccaaaacacgggagtggcctgAGATAAATATCTTTCCCGGGCCGGGATAACTTGAACATGACTGTATCACTCAATGCTCCACAAGAGAATGAGCTGCACAATCCAGATCATAAGTATTTTATATTCTCTCTATGCTGACTGTACTAGACCAGTCAATGGTCGGTACTCTTTGATCATTTCATGAATCATTAGGCAGTAGGCTCGTGTATTGGTGGGTATGTGGGCAGTAGCTTCAAACTCAATCCTCACATTGACACTTCCAGTTTTGAGTGATTCATTTTGGCGGGAGCAATCAAAAGCAAACAACAATATATCATCAGTGCTTATAGCTCCTGTTTCAAGCAGAGGTTTAGATGAGCGAGCATTATCATGATTGTAGACTCCATTGAAAACTGCATACATGTTGTAGACACAATTATCATCGCCATCAATGCTCTCATACAGGTAgtatttgttgtttaaaaaacACTCGAATATCCTCCATACTACACTTGTCAAATTTTGAACTGTTTGCTGCTACACCTCGTCTTGCAGTCTGCAGGCCAACTACAATGTAGCATTGTACAAGTTGTTGACTTGACAGTCCATATATGTTTTGTAGTTTGCAGCAAGGTTGGGTACTTGTACAATTCCCAATGTCAAAATGGTATACTGATTGGTGTGTCATTCTGCACAATCTGTAGCAGATGCATTCTTACATCATCAGCCACTTCTAAATATGGCATTCTCCACAAAAGCTTTGTGATTGTAACATTAGCACCAGCAACACTCACAGAGTCATTGAAATTAGGATTGACTCTCAACACCAGCTCTTGTTTCACATTCAACAGAATCTGTCTATAGTCTTCGGCAAAGCCTAGCAGGTATCATAGAGGTACATCCATTTTTGTACCACCTGCCATAAAATTGGCAAAACCAGTGGTTGAACTAAACTTGTAGCCGGCCGCTTCCATCTTGCTGTGTTCATCTCGCTCAAATGTCATAGCATTCTTCATCAGACTGGTGATACCCGGATTACGTATGCTGTCCACCTCCACACCATTGATTTCATAGCGTATCTCTGAAAACAGATTGGCAAAGAATCTAGACACACACGTGTTCCAGCCACAGCAGCATTGCCAGCTCCAAGCACAGTATACTCTAGATGTAGATAGCTCTCTGATGGTAGTGTGTAAATGTCCTGTTGCTGGATTGGTATCCTCAATTCATCATTGGCATTGGAGCTTGTGGTATAGGGGGCATGAGAATGATAGTCATAGCCAATGATACTGTCGTCTGACAAAGGTCCTCGTCGTGTCACATCCAAAAATCCCATTTCTTCTATTGTCCAACTTGACAGCCTCATTCCTTCAAATACTCAATGCTCCTTGATGTTAACCTCACTGAGGTTGAATGCTGAATGAATCCTTGTTTCCTTTTATCTTCTTTTATAGAtgaaggaggatgatgatggagagaagaaggaggaggatggacTGCAGCCACCATATAGAATCcttgattccacttttcaaataacaacACCATTTCACTTGTGTTGTCTTAGATGCAGAGCTATATTAATCTCCTCTCCTCTATTATTTATCAGACATCTGTTCTCGTCAACTACCTGCAGTGTAATGATACCAATCTGCATGATGTCTACAGGTAAATAGATTACATTCTGCACAGTCACCACCAATTTATACCCAGGATGTAGACATGTTGGCCTCTATTTTTTGAGTATTAGTAAATCCTAACAGCTTTCCTATTGAATTTGATGGACTGAAATTCAGCTTAGCAGTGCTCAAAACTAAACACTCCAAGGTTGATGGATCTATAGTTGCCTGGAATTCAATATCATGCTCCAACAGCCTTTGTGCAAGCAAGTCGGCAATTGTGGTAAATTCAAAACTACCTGTTGGTAATGATACATAATGCATAACCAAATCTTTActtgtagtagtagtagtagtagtccTTGTACGCCTTTTACCAATAACCTCCTCATCTTCATCCTCATCAGATTCCCCAGGTTTATGTTTGGAGATCACACTATTCCAGTAGCTATGGAGCTTTGATTTTGCCATACTCTGAAGCTCGTCATGTGTTATCTCTGCACTAGTATCGCCCTTCTTAGGAATTCTATTACTTGCATAAAAATGTAGTACATTGTTAAAACCTTCCTCAACATTTGGTATTGAGTTACAACTTGTAAAGCCAGTTAATCCAATTTCCCAGTCACCACTGCTCACATCAAGTGGTGGAAAATACTTGCTCTCCAGAGCTGACATTTTACCT comes from the Nilaparvata lugens isolate BPH chromosome 1, ASM1435652v1, whole genome shotgun sequence genome and includes:
- the LOC111060305 gene encoding retinol-binding protein pinta isoform X1, translating into MNIIPPDIKLPCETLDEISDLEDWLLDDTNKQSLFEHCYDHGTFVCLLCGRYSQDMDSEKYVTTLDAAALSHAREFLNENEESRDVAIAAIRKWLSDQKHLNARTDSLNLVRFLRGGKFNFDRTIGKIESFYMLRQKTPEWYENRDPMLPELQDLLNLGVFLPIPKRDAEGRVVILIRAAVHKPKVHKQNDVFKLGNMTLEYEVENDESISVYGVVAIIDLNGVTLGHARQMTPSIIKKAVHSWQDCYPLRIKGLHFINAPTHVNVVLSIFKQFMTAKLKSRVQVHGFNLDSFHQKVSPDILPKEYGGTNGELQELIDHWKTKVTEARLWFLENK
- the LOC111060305 gene encoding retinol-binding protein pinta isoform X2; this encodes MDSEKYVTTLDAAALSHAREFLNENEESRDVAIAAIRKWLSDQKHLNARTDSLNLVRFLRGGKFNFDRTIGKIESFYMLRQKTPEWYENRDPMLPELQDLLNLGVFLPIPKRDAEGRVVILIRAAVHKPKVHKQNDVFKLGNMTLEYEVENDESISVYGVVAIIDLNGVTLGHARQMTPSIIKKAVHSWQDCYPLRIKGLHFINAPTHVNVVLSIFKQFMTAKLKSRVQVHGFNLDSFHQKVSPDILPKEYGGTNGELQELIDHWKTKVTEARLWFLENK